Sequence from the Saccharopolyspora pogona genome:
TCCGGCGACATCACGAACCGGGCGCACAGGATGTCGATGTGGTCCTGGTCGACGGTGATCTCCGGGTATTCGGCGGAAATGGCCGCGAACCGCTCGTCCCAGTACGGCATCGAGTAGTAGATGCCGTTGGACTTGGTCGCCGAGGTGACGTGCGGCTTGCCGAGCTTGCGGGCCAACTCGAAGGCGTAGCGCATGATGCGGTCGGTGCCGCGCCGGGTGAACGCGGCGGTCTGCAGCACCATCTCGTTCGGTGTGCCCTCGCCCTGCCGGCCGCCGAGCTGGGAGTATTCGCCCTCGGTGTTCTCCCGGACCACCCAGAAGTCGATGTCACCGGGCTGCTTGTCGCGGACCGGCGGGGTCACGCCCGGCAGCAGCCGCACCGGCCGCAGGTTGACGTACTGGTCGAACTTGCGCCGGATCGGCAGCAGTAGCCCCCACAGCGAGATGTGGTCGGGCACGCCGGGCCAGCCGACCGCGCCGAGCAGGATCGAGTCGTGGTCGCGCAGCCGGTCCAGCCCGTCGGCGGGCATCATCCGCCCGGTGCTCTGGTAGGTCTCGCAACTCCAGTCGAAATGCCGGTAGTCGAACCGCACGCCGTACTTCGCGCCGATCACGTCGAGCACCCGCAACGCTTCCGGCATGACCTCGTTGCCGATCCCGTCGCCGGGCAGCACCGCCAGTTCGTACTGCTGCACTCTGCACCTCGCGCCTCGTCGAGAAAAACGGTTTCCTGGCCGCCATCTAACGCCGCGCATCCGCCCCGGGCCAAGCCCCTGGGGCGAATCGCCGGTGGCGCGACGACCGGGCAGCGGCTACCAAGGACGACGTGGATGCGACACGGGCACTGCGCGAAATCGCGTTCTGGCTGGAGCGCGAGGGTGCGCCGACCTACCGGGTGCGGGCGTTCCGCCGCGCCGCCGCGATCGTCGACGACCTCCCGGACCTGGACGAACGGGTGGTGTCCGGCCGGCTGACCGCGCTGGAGGGCATCGGCCGGACCACCGCCGCCGTGATCGAGGCCGCGCACCGCGGCGAGACACCGGAGTACCTGGCGCGCCTGCGGTCCGAAGTGGACGTTCTGGAGCAAGGGCAGCAGCTGCGCGAGGCGCTGCGCGGCGACTGCCACACGCATTCCGACTGGTCCGACGGCGGCAGCCCGATAGCCGAGATGGCCACCACCGCCCGGGCCCTCGGGCACGAGTGGATGGTGCTCACCGACCACTCGCCCCGGCTGACCGTGGCCCGCGGCCTGTCCGCCGAGCGGCTGCGCCAGCAGTTGGACGTGGTCGCCGAGCTGAACGAGCGACTAGCGCCGTTGCGCATCCTCACCGGCATCGAGGTCGACATCCTCTCCGACGGCGCGCTGGACCAGGACGAGGATCTGCTCGCGGAGCTGGATGTCGTGGTGGCCAGCGTGCACTCCGAACTGCGGATGGCGGCGCCGGCGATGACGCGGCGGATGTGCGCGGCGGTGGCCAACGCGCACGTCGACGTGCTGGGGCACTGCACCGGGCGCCTGATCGGCGACAAGAAGCGGCCCCAGTCAACGTTCGACGCCGTGGAGGTGTTCGAGGCCTGCCGGGACAGCGGCGTCGCGGTCGAGATCAACTCGCGCCCGGACCGGCTCGACCCGCCGCGGGAGCTGATCCGGCTGGCCCGCGACACCGGCTGCCTGTTCAGCATCGATTCCGACGCGCACGCACCCGGCCAGCTGGACTGGCTGTCCTACGGGTGCGCGCGGGCCGAGGAGTGTGGGATCCCCGCCGATCGCGTGATCAACACCCGGACCGCGGAAGAGCTGCTGGTCCGGCGGTGAGGGTGCGGGCCGCGGCGGCTAATATCCTCCCGGCAGGCGGTGCTGGTCACACGTGGTATTTGAATGCTCAAATACTCTCGGCGTATGCTGTTCGCGTGACCGAACCGCGATGGCTGACCGACACCCAGCAGTGCGCCTGGCGGAAGTTCGCCGCCCTGATGACCGTCGTTCCGGCCGCGCTGGACGCCCAGCTGCAGCGGGACGCCGGGTTGACCCACTTCGGCTACTGGGTGCTGGCGATGCTCAGCGAGGACCCCGAACGCGCGCTGCGGATGAGCGA
This genomic interval carries:
- a CDS encoding PHP domain-containing protein, with protein sequence MDATRALREIAFWLEREGAPTYRVRAFRRAAAIVDDLPDLDERVVSGRLTALEGIGRTTAAVIEAAHRGETPEYLARLRSEVDVLEQGQQLREALRGDCHTHSDWSDGGSPIAEMATTARALGHEWMVLTDHSPRLTVARGLSAERLRQQLDVVAELNERLAPLRILTGIEVDILSDGALDQDEDLLAELDVVVASVHSELRMAAPAMTRRMCAAVANAHVDVLGHCTGRLIGDKKRPQSTFDAVEVFEACRDSGVAVEINSRPDRLDPPRELIRLARDTGCLFSIDSDAHAPGQLDWLSYGCARAEECGIPADRVINTRTAEELLVRR
- a CDS encoding tartrate dehydrogenase, yielding MQQYELAVLPGDGIGNEVMPEALRVLDVIGAKYGVRFDYRHFDWSCETYQSTGRMMPADGLDRLRDHDSILLGAVGWPGVPDHISLWGLLLPIRRKFDQYVNLRPVRLLPGVTPPVRDKQPGDIDFWVVRENTEGEYSQLGGRQGEGTPNEMVLQTAAFTRRGTDRIMRYAFELARKLGKPHVTSATKSNGIYYSMPYWDERFAAISAEYPEITVDQDHIDILCARFVMSPERFDVVVASNLFGDILSDLGPGVTGTIGVAPSGNINPERTYPSTFEPVHGSAPDIAGRGIANPIGQIWSAAMMLDHLGLREAGADVVRAIEQVLTDGSAPRTPDLGGKATTKDLGKAIATAVQG